The Flavobacterium marginilacus genome window below encodes:
- a CDS encoding XdhC family protein, translated as MTHEFLKIIESYKKASQKNIRTVLATIVHTEGSSYRKEGTQMLIDEYKNITGALSGGCVEQEVIRQSISVFSSNCPKVFKYDGRFRLGCEGSIYILIEMFQPDNELLSLIEQAIEQRQSFSLSCSFLAEEISQPNFGTSFEFKDITIYHSNYEKDSNNLVFKQQIQPLNRLCIFGIEHDAEKLSQMASFLGWEVIVIGSEYSAVNGSDFPYAKSVFTIKPEDLDPNLFCENTAVVVMSHNFSKDLRFLLNIISSKVRYIGLLGPAHRREKLLNAILDTDILIDDTVFDKIHGPAGLAIGSQTPEEIALSIMAEITSIWRPQKQTKFACFSIEKSLAGK; from the coding sequence ATGACGCACGAGTTTTTGAAAATAATAGAGTCTTACAAAAAAGCCAGCCAAAAGAATATACGAACAGTTCTGGCTACGATTGTTCATACAGAAGGTTCCTCTTATCGAAAAGAAGGCACCCAGATGCTGATTGATGAATATAAAAACATAACAGGAGCATTAAGCGGAGGCTGTGTCGAACAGGAAGTTATTCGGCAGTCCATCAGCGTGTTCTCTTCAAATTGCCCGAAAGTTTTTAAATACGACGGACGTTTTCGATTGGGCTGTGAAGGAAGCATTTATATTTTAATAGAAATGTTCCAGCCTGACAATGAACTATTAAGTCTAATTGAACAGGCTATCGAGCAAAGACAGTCTTTTTCGTTATCCTGCTCTTTTCTGGCTGAAGAAATAAGCCAGCCCAATTTTGGAACTTCTTTTGAGTTTAAAGACATAACGATTTATCATTCCAATTACGAGAAAGATTCCAATAATCTGGTTTTCAAACAGCAAATTCAGCCCCTAAACCGATTGTGTATTTTTGGAATAGAACACGATGCCGAAAAATTAAGCCAAATGGCATCGTTCTTAGGCTGGGAAGTCATCGTGATAGGTTCTGAATACAGTGCTGTAAATGGCAGTGATTTTCCATATGCAAAATCGGTCTTTACGATAAAACCGGAAGATCTCGATCCAAATCTATTCTGTGAAAACACCGCAGTTGTGGTGATGAGCCATAATTTCTCGAAAGATTTACGCTTTTTACTTAACATAATTTCTTCAAAAGTTCGGTACATTGGTCTTCTTGGTCCCGCACACCGCAGAGAAAAATTACTGAACGCCATTCTTGATACGGATATACTAATTGATGATACGGTATTTGACAAAATTCACGGACCTGCCGGCTTGGCTATTGGAAGCCAAACTCCGGAAGAAATAGCGCTATCTATAATGGCGGAAATTACAAGCATCTGGCGACCCCAAAAACAGACAAAATTTGCTTGTTTTTCAATTGAAAAAAGCCTTGCAGGAAAATGA